One region of Rhodocaloribacter litoris genomic DNA includes:
- the amrB gene encoding AmmeMemoRadiSam system protein B produces MHHHESAVYATQPRPLRQQLEELLQAASPPAIAGDIQALIVPDANLVSGGAIAATVYKTLENRRYDTVILVAPSHTGPFRRMTICRVDTYQTPLGALRVNDKVRNELCDEEDDIFLDDTGHFHVDGIDVQLPFLQLMLPAFDIVPVVMGEETPEMCRELGYAIGEVSYNQRTLVVACANVLAAAPEALNRFEEALRALDVSRLMQLLNSEQVLMQGKGAVLVAVLAALHRRANLTAEIVALQPPAEDRPGFLGAVIATGGGRDRR; encoded by the coding sequence ATGCACCACCACGAAAGTGCTGTCTACGCCACGCAGCCCCGGCCGCTCCGGCAGCAGCTCGAAGAGCTCCTGCAAGCCGCCTCCCCGCCCGCCATCGCGGGCGACATCCAGGCGCTGATCGTGCCCGATGCCAACCTGGTGAGCGGCGGCGCCATCGCAGCGACCGTGTACAAAACGCTCGAAAACCGGAGATACGACACGGTCATCCTGGTCGCGCCCAGCCACACCGGCCCGTTTCGCCGCATGACGATCTGCCGCGTCGACACGTACCAGACCCCGCTCGGCGCGCTGCGGGTCAACGACAAGGTGCGAAACGAGCTCTGCGACGAGGAAGACGACATCTTCCTCGACGACACCGGCCACTTTCACGTCGACGGCATCGACGTGCAGTTGCCGTTTCTGCAGTTGATGCTGCCCGCGTTCGACATCGTTCCGGTGGTGATGGGTGAAGAGACGCCAGAGATGTGCCGGGAGCTCGGCTATGCCATCGGCGAAGTGTCCTACAACCAGCGCACGCTGGTCGTCGCCTGCGCGAACGTGCTGGCGGCCGCACCGGAGGCGCTAAACCGGTTCGAGGAGGCCCTCAGGGCGCTGGACGTCTCCCGGCTGATGCAACTGCTCAACAGCGAGCAGGTGCTGATGCAGGGCAAAGGCGCCGTGCTGGTGGCGGTGCTGGCAGCCCTGCACCGGCGGGCCAACCTGACGGCGGAGATCGTGGCATTGCAGCCCCCCGCCGAAGACCGGCCGGGCTTCCTCGGGGCCGTCATCGCGACCGGCGGCGGGCGCGACCGGCGGTAG
- the bioD gene encoding dethiobiotin synthase — MADGLFLVGTARGVGKTLIGVGIVALLREMGVDATMMTPILTGGSVESATALLRQIGVREPRRLLMPVTYETPAAPYVASQVEGRPVNLRLVLDAYHALRAQGKFVVVEGGGVLVPIARRYDMIDLLKDFELPSIIIGRSGRGTLNHCMLTHRMMLVMGVQPLGFVLNGYGQYGDGFAESLNPEALRELAAPTPVLATLEWRPEYQTDVHAFVDALRQQNGLVALLERLATTAGMTDAPSPTGTPIVPGPPLPS, encoded by the coding sequence ATGGCAGACGGGCTCTTTCTGGTGGGTACGGCCCGGGGTGTAGGTAAAACCCTGATCGGGGTGGGCATCGTGGCCCTGCTCCGGGAGATGGGGGTCGACGCCACGATGATGACGCCGATCCTGACGGGCGGCTCGGTCGAAAGTGCGACCGCCCTGCTTCGCCAGATCGGCGTGCGGGAGCCACGCCGGCTGCTGATGCCCGTCACGTACGAGACCCCGGCGGCACCCTACGTCGCCAGCCAGGTCGAGGGCAGGCCGGTGAACCTGCGCCTGGTGCTCGACGCCTATCACGCGTTGCGGGCCCAGGGCAAGTTCGTCGTCGTCGAGGGCGGCGGGGTGCTCGTCCCCATCGCCCGGCGCTACGACATGATCGACCTGCTCAAGGATTTCGAACTGCCGTCGATCATCATCGGGCGCTCGGGACGCGGCACCCTCAACCATTGCATGCTCACCCATCGGATGATGCTGGTGATGGGCGTGCAGCCGCTCGGCTTCGTGCTCAACGGCTACGGGCAGTATGGCGACGGCTTCGCCGAATCCCTCAACCCCGAAGCCCTGCGCGAACTGGCCGCCCCGACCCCCGTACTGGCCACGCTCGAATGGCGCCCCGAGTACCAGACGGACGTGCACGCCTTCGTCGACGCCCTCCGGCAACAGAACGGCCTCGTGGCGCTGCTCGAACGCCTGGCAACCACCGCCGGAATGACCGACGCCCCCTCCCCCACGGGAACCCCCATCGTTCCCGGGCCCCCCCTTCCTTCCTAA
- a CDS encoding GMC family oxidoreductase, whose protein sequence is MPYLQQTKVYDVCIVGSGAGGGMAARILTEAGAEVVMLEAGPMWDAAKDGHMFTWNYESMRRGAATDEKPFGEFDGCIGGWEIEGEPYTHAEGTTWDWFRARMLGGRTNHWGRISLRFGPDDFRRRSLDGAGDDWPITYDELKPYYDRLDRMVGLFGSVENIYNEPDGLFLPPPKPRCYELLVMKGCERLGIPVIPSRLSILTRPMHGRPACHYCGQCGRGCGVHANFSSPSVLLPPALATGRLTIIPHAMAREVLTDTEGLATGVSYVDTQTLQEHQVRARIVVLAASACETARLLLNSKSPRHPNGLANSSDLVGKYLMDSTGSDAAGFIPQLVDMPPHNEDGVGGMHIYIPWWLEKARLPFRRGYHIEVWGGRGMPAYGFGSGIHRLNGRLPGPDGRPRPRGGGGYGATLKDDYRRLYGAVIGFSGRGEMIARKENYCEIDPDVVDKYGIPVLRFHVTWSDEEYAQIKHFQETAREIIEAMGGIPLGDMPGKEEGYGILAPGRIIHEVGTTRMGNDPKTSVLNAYCQAHDVKNLFVADAGPFVSQAHKNPTWTIMALAMRTAEYIAAERNRGNL, encoded by the coding sequence ATGCCATACCTTCAGCAAACGAAAGTCTACGACGTGTGCATCGTCGGGTCCGGGGCGGGCGGCGGTATGGCGGCCCGCATCCTCACCGAAGCCGGCGCGGAGGTGGTGATGCTCGAAGCCGGGCCCATGTGGGACGCCGCGAAAGACGGTCACATGTTCACCTGGAACTACGAGTCGATGCGCCGGGGAGCCGCCACCGACGAGAAGCCCTTCGGGGAGTTCGACGGCTGCATCGGTGGCTGGGAGATCGAGGGCGAGCCCTACACCCATGCCGAGGGCACGACGTGGGACTGGTTCCGCGCCCGGATGCTCGGGGGGCGCACCAACCACTGGGGCCGTATCTCCCTGCGCTTCGGCCCGGACGACTTCCGCCGACGTTCGCTCGACGGGGCCGGCGACGACTGGCCCATCACCTACGACGAGCTCAAGCCGTACTACGACCGCCTCGACCGCATGGTCGGTCTCTTCGGCTCGGTCGAGAACATCTACAACGAGCCCGACGGCCTCTTCCTCCCGCCGCCGAAGCCGCGCTGCTACGAGCTGCTGGTGATGAAAGGCTGCGAGCGGCTGGGCATTCCGGTGATTCCCTCGCGTCTCTCGATCCTGACGCGCCCGATGCATGGCCGCCCGGCCTGCCACTACTGCGGGCAGTGCGGGCGCGGGTGCGGGGTGCACGCCAACTTTTCCTCTCCGTCGGTGCTGTTGCCGCCGGCGCTGGCCACCGGGCGGCTCACGATCATCCCGCACGCCATGGCCCGCGAGGTGCTCACCGACACCGAAGGGCTGGCCACGGGCGTCTCGTACGTCGACACACAGACCCTGCAGGAGCACCAGGTGCGGGCCCGCATCGTGGTGCTGGCCGCCAGCGCCTGCGAGACGGCCCGCCTGCTGCTCAACTCGAAGTCGCCCCGCCACCCGAACGGCCTGGCCAACTCGAGCGATCTCGTCGGCAAGTACCTGATGGACTCGACCGGGAGCGACGCCGCCGGCTTCATCCCGCAGCTCGTCGACATGCCGCCGCACAACGAGGACGGCGTCGGCGGGATGCACATCTACATCCCCTGGTGGCTGGAGAAGGCGCGGCTCCCGTTCCGGCGCGGCTACCACATCGAGGTCTGGGGCGGGCGCGGCATGCCCGCCTATGGCTTCGGCAGCGGCATCCACCGGCTCAACGGCCGCCTGCCCGGGCCGGACGGCCGGCCGCGCCCGCGCGGCGGCGGCGGCTACGGCGCTACGCTCAAGGACGACTACCGCCGGCTCTATGGCGCCGTCATCGGCTTCTCGGGGCGCGGCGAGATGATCGCCCGGAAGGAGAACTACTGCGAGATCGACCCGGACGTGGTGGACAAGTACGGCATCCCGGTGCTGCGCTTCCACGTCACCTGGAGCGACGAGGAGTATGCCCAGATCAAGCACTTCCAGGAGACGGCCCGCGAGATCATCGAGGCCATGGGCGGCATCCCGCTCGGCGACATGCCGGGGAAGGAGGAAGGCTACGGCATCCTCGCGCCCGGCCGCATCATCCACGAGGTCGGCACCACCCGCATGGGAAACGACCCGAAGACGTCCGTCCTCAACGCCTACTGCCAGGCCCACGACGTGAAGAACCTCTTCGTCGCCGACGCCGGCCCGTTCGTCTCGCAGGCCCACAAAAACCCGACGTGGACGATCATGGCGCTGGCCATGCGCACGGCCGAGTACATCGCCGCGGAGCGCAACCGGGGCAACCTGTGA
- a CDS encoding gluconate 2-dehydrogenase subunit 3 family protein, producing the protein MNRRESLKLMAVASLGAGLAGCTEADLRRARDEVDRQMADGGLANYTPQFFTPHEYETVKVLADLIIPADGRSGSATDAGVHAFIDFTVWDRPALQTPVRGGLRWLDYQCHKRFGRTFLDCTDAERTELLDLIAYPDVAPADMSQGVRFFNLFRDLTASGFWSSKMGVEDLQYMGNVPRGEWPGCPQEALDHLGVQYT; encoded by the coding sequence ATGAACCGACGCGAATCGCTCAAGCTGATGGCCGTGGCCTCGCTGGGGGCCGGGCTGGCCGGGTGTACGGAGGCGGACCTCCGGCGGGCCCGGGACGAGGTGGACCGGCAGATGGCCGACGGCGGGCTGGCGAACTACACGCCCCAGTTCTTCACACCGCACGAGTACGAAACGGTGAAGGTGCTGGCCGACCTGATCATCCCGGCCGACGGACGCTCCGGCAGCGCCACCGACGCGGGCGTGCATGCCTTCATCGACTTCACCGTCTGGGACCGGCCGGCCCTGCAGACGCCCGTGCGCGGGGGCCTGCGCTGGCTCGACTACCAGTGCCACAAGCGCTTCGGCCGGACGTTCCTCGACTGCACCGACGCCGAGCGCACCGAACTGCTCGACCTGATCGCCTATCCCGACGTCGCCCCGGCCGACATGAGCCAGGGCGTGCGCTTCTTCAACCTGTTCCGCGACCTGACGGCCTCCGGCTTCTGGTCGAGCAAGATGGGCGTGGAGGATCTCCAGTACATGGGCAACGTGCCGCGCGGCGAATGGCCCGGCTGCCCGCAGGAAGCCCTTGATCACCTCGGCGTGCAGTACACCTGA
- a CDS encoding choice-of-anchor B family protein, with protein MNRLCTLYLALFLLAGFAAQAQTLRSEEAGDPARRGFGGAVAAGNDEVFVGEPMNTATPGYTYVFRRNEDGTWSEAARLEASDAVEGDRFGAALALDGNHLLVGAPNQNQGAGAAYVFRRDAAGNWTEVARLAIADGGSFGGAVALSGDVAFIGAEGYQDDTGAVFVFRRSGDAWVPQDTLTGEAPGGHFGAALALDGDLALVGAPRQEDNLGAVYFFRFENGTWTAGGRLPADGLEGDARFGSSIGLQDGYALVGAPRFQRFSGTVLEYAFDAEEGTWVRQGMLVPFDAAPQTRFGTAVDVDGDEVWVGGPGADRFSGAVYRFERDPRTGTWRRVHKLKSDEAGNGDFFAATLDVRGNLAVVGSVGDDGGEGTATVFERDAQGQWHQQAIIFSEVASFASITGGQVNCSDGAAADFGCGNVDLLSFLSVKDIGGGRGTHLNDVWGWTDPETGREYALVGRNDGTSFVDISDPVNPVYLGDLPLHEGARPAAWRDIKVYRNHAFIVADGAGPHGMQVFDLTRLRSVENPPVTFTEDAHYDRINSAHNIVINEETGFAYTVGGSMGGETCGGGLHMIDLREPKNPQFAGCFSHTGTGRQGTGYTHDAQCVVYRGPDAEHRGKEICFGANETALSIADVTDKANPKALSQASYPNVGYTHQGWLTEDQHYFYVNDELDELQGKVAGTRTLIWDVSDLDDPQLLREYVSENKASDHNLYIRGNLMYQSNYVAGLRIFDITNRENPALVGHFDTVPYGEDAPGFNGSWSNYPFFKSGTIVVTSMREGVFMLKKKDVDL; from the coding sequence ATGAACCGTCTCTGTACGCTCTACCTTGCGCTTTTTCTGCTCGCCGGCTTCGCGGCGCAGGCCCAGACCCTGCGCTCGGAGGAGGCCGGTGATCCGGCCCGCCGCGGCTTCGGCGGGGCCGTGGCCGCCGGGAACGACGAGGTCTTCGTCGGCGAACCCATGAACACGGCCACGCCCGGCTATACCTACGTCTTCCGCCGCAACGAGGACGGCACCTGGAGCGAGGCGGCCCGCCTCGAAGCCTCCGACGCCGTGGAAGGGGACCGCTTCGGCGCCGCGCTGGCCCTCGACGGGAACCACCTGCTCGTCGGGGCGCCCAACCAGAACCAAGGGGCCGGCGCCGCCTACGTCTTCCGCCGTGACGCCGCCGGCAACTGGACCGAAGTCGCCCGCCTGGCCATCGCAGACGGCGGAAGCTTCGGCGGGGCCGTCGCCCTCAGCGGGGACGTCGCCTTCATCGGGGCGGAAGGCTATCAGGACGACACCGGCGCGGTCTTCGTTTTTCGCCGCTCCGGCGACGCCTGGGTGCCGCAGGACACCCTGACCGGTGAAGCGCCCGGCGGTCACTTCGGCGCCGCGCTGGCCCTCGACGGCGACCTGGCGCTCGTCGGGGCGCCCCGGCAGGAAGACAACCTCGGCGCCGTCTACTTCTTCCGGTTCGAGAACGGCACCTGGACGGCCGGAGGGCGCCTGCCCGCCGACGGGCTCGAAGGCGATGCCCGCTTCGGGTCGAGCATCGGCCTGCAGGACGGCTATGCCCTCGTCGGGGCACCGCGCTTCCAGCGCTTCTCCGGCACGGTGCTCGAGTATGCCTTCGATGCGGAAGAGGGAACCTGGGTCCGGCAGGGGATGCTCGTCCCCTTCGATGCCGCTCCGCAGACCCGCTTCGGCACGGCCGTGGACGTCGACGGGGACGAGGTGTGGGTCGGCGGCCCGGGCGCCGATCGCTTCTCCGGCGCCGTGTACCGCTTCGAGCGCGATCCCCGGACCGGCACCTGGAGGCGGGTCCACAAGCTCAAAAGCGACGAGGCCGGCAACGGTGACTTCTTCGCCGCCACCCTCGATGTGCGCGGCAACCTGGCCGTCGTCGGCAGCGTCGGCGACGACGGCGGCGAGGGCACGGCCACCGTCTTCGAACGGGACGCGCAGGGACAGTGGCACCAGCAGGCCATCATCTTCAGCGAGGTCGCCAGCTTCGCCTCGATCACCGGCGGGCAGGTGAACTGCAGCGACGGCGCCGCCGCCGACTTCGGCTGCGGTAACGTGGACCTGCTCTCGTTCCTCTCCGTCAAGGACATCGGTGGCGGGCGCGGCACCCACCTGAACGACGTCTGGGGCTGGACTGACCCCGAGACGGGCCGCGAGTACGCCCTCGTCGGCCGGAACGACGGCACCTCCTTCGTCGACATCTCCGACCCCGTCAACCCCGTTTACCTGGGTGACCTGCCCCTGCACGAGGGCGCCCGTCCGGCCGCCTGGCGGGACATCAAGGTCTACCGGAACCACGCCTTCATCGTGGCCGACGGCGCCGGGCCGCACGGCATGCAGGTCTTCGACCTGACCCGCCTCCGGAGCGTCGAGAACCCGCCCGTCACCTTCACCGAGGACGCCCACTACGACCGCATCAACAGCGCGCACAACATCGTCATCAACGAGGAGACGGGCTTCGCCTACACGGTGGGAGGCAGCATGGGCGGCGAGACGTGCGGCGGCGGCCTGCACATGATCGACCTCCGCGAGCCGAAGAACCCGCAGTTCGCCGGCTGCTTCAGCCACACGGGCACGGGCCGGCAGGGCACCGGGTACACGCACGACGCGCAGTGCGTCGTCTACCGGGGGCCGGATGCCGAGCATCGCGGCAAGGAGATCTGCTTCGGGGCGAACGAGACGGCCCTCTCCATCGCCGACGTGACGGACAAGGCCAACCCGAAAGCGCTCTCGCAGGCCTCCTACCCGAACGTGGGCTACACCCATCAGGGCTGGCTGACCGAGGACCAGCACTACTTCTACGTCAACGACGAGCTGGATGAGTTGCAGGGCAAGGTCGCGGGCACGCGCACGCTCATCTGGGACGTCTCCGACCTGGACGACCCGCAGCTGCTGCGCGAGTATGTTTCGGAGAACAAGGCCAGCGACCACAACCTCTACATCCGGGGCAACCTGATGTACCAGTCGAACTACGTCGCCGGCCTGCGCATCTTTGACATCACCAACCGGGAGAACCCGGCGCTGGTGGGACATTTCGACACGGTGCCCTACGGCGAAGATGCACCGGGCTTCAACGGCTCCTGGAGCAACTACCCCTTCTTCAAGAGCGGTACCATCGTCGTGACCAGCATGCGCGAAGGGGTCTTCATGCTGAAGAAGAAAGACGTGGATCTCTGA
- a CDS encoding cupin domain-containing protein, whose amino-acid sequence MPDTLLGGLTPAAFLREYWQKKPLLVRGALPGFTAPIGPDELAALACEEMVESRLILEKGGAYPWELRHGPFEPEDFERLPPTHWTLLVQEVDRYVPAVAALRDRFRFLPNWRIDDVMVSFAPEGGGVGPHVDQYDVFLVQGLGRRRWRIHHEPVEEEHLVPDLDVRILANFEPDAEWVLEPGDLLYLPPRIPHEGVALGDCMTFSVGFRAPGPLDLVTGFLEDRLTRLDARQRYSDPDLTPPVHPGMLGPEVRAYVRAVLRELVRDDQALDEWFGRFITTPKRGAAYLEDDVADEEPITPEEVIEVLRAGGRLRRRALSELAFIPHSDGTAALFVAGETYTVSTEAAWLLTGTEPLDATTLAPHFGDRAFMTILTTLIERGVLVAEA is encoded by the coding sequence ATGCCCGACACGCTCCTGGGCGGCCTCACACCGGCCGCGTTCCTTCGCGAATACTGGCAGAAGAAGCCGCTTCTGGTCCGGGGGGCCCTGCCCGGCTTCACCGCGCCCATCGGGCCGGACGAACTGGCAGCACTGGCCTGCGAGGAGATGGTCGAGTCCCGGCTCATCCTCGAAAAGGGCGGGGCGTATCCGTGGGAACTCCGCCACGGCCCGTTCGAGCCCGAGGATTTCGAGCGGCTGCCGCCGACGCACTGGACGCTGCTCGTGCAGGAGGTGGACCGCTACGTCCCGGCCGTCGCGGCGCTGCGGGACCGTTTCCGCTTCCTCCCGAACTGGCGCATCGACGACGTCATGGTGAGCTTCGCCCCGGAGGGCGGCGGCGTCGGGCCGCACGTCGACCAGTACGACGTCTTCCTGGTGCAGGGGCTGGGGCGACGACGCTGGCGCATCCATCACGAACCCGTCGAAGAGGAACACCTCGTACCCGACCTCGACGTGCGCATCCTGGCCAACTTCGAGCCGGACGCCGAGTGGGTCCTCGAACCGGGCGACCTGCTCTACCTCCCGCCCCGCATCCCGCACGAGGGCGTTGCCCTGGGCGACTGCATGACCTTCTCGGTCGGCTTCCGCGCGCCGGGCCCCCTCGACCTCGTCACCGGCTTCCTCGAAGACCGGCTCACCCGGCTCGACGCCCGGCAACGCTACAGCGACCCGGACCTCACGCCCCCGGTCCACCCGGGCATGCTCGGTCCCGAGGTACGCGCCTACGTGCGGGCCGTGCTCCGCGAACTCGTCCGGGACGACCAGGCCCTCGACGAATGGTTCGGGCGTTTCATCACCACCCCGAAGCGCGGCGCGGCTTACCTCGAAGACGACGTGGCGGACGAGGAACCCATCACCCCGGAGGAAGTGATCGAGGTGCTGCGGGCGGGCGGGCGCCTGCGCCGGCGGGCCCTCTCCGAACTCGCCTTCATCCCCCATTCCGACGGCACCGCCGCCCTCTTCGTCGCCGGCGAAACCTACACCGTCTCCACCGAGGCGGCCTGGCTGCTCACCGGCACCGAACCGCTCGACGCCACCACCCTCGCCCCCCACTTCGGCGACCGGGCCTTCATGACGATCCTCACCACGCTGATCGAGCGCGGGGTCCTGGTGGCGGAAGCCTGA
- a CDS encoding zinc ribbon domain-containing protein codes for MADKQKECPACALDVEATAEVCPYCGYEFPVQKRGVKLAAVLMVLLALGWLVIGC; via the coding sequence ATGGCCGATAAGCAGAAAGAGTGCCCCGCCTGCGCCCTCGACGTCGAGGCGACGGCGGAGGTGTGCCCGTACTGCGGCTACGAGTTCCCCGTGCAGAAGCGGGGGGTGAAGCTGGCGGCGGTGCTCATGGTGCTCCTGGCCCTCGGCTGGCTGGTCATCGGGTGCTGA
- a CDS encoding serine hydrolase encodes MSLKRLRAGLLALLLLPGLVRAQSVPDTLLQARLERLVEGFRGDAGVYVRHLPTGRYAAIHADTLFPTASLIKVPILIKTFDAIERGELAYQQELVYRDSLRYPGVDLLGSFKDGEKIALSKMVMLMLTMSDNTASLWLQHLCGTGTAINAWLAAHGFEHTRVNSRTPGREAARERYGWGQTTPREIAELLVMIREGRAVSPAASEEMYRTLTRTYWDDEALSQLPPTVQAASKQGAVSRSRSEVALVNAPHGDYVFAVITKNQEDTSWDHDNEGFVLLRDVSRLLWEHFEPDTPWQPAPGSERYR; translated from the coding sequence ATGTCCCTGAAGCGTCTTCGGGCCGGGCTCCTCGCCCTGCTCCTCCTGCCCGGCCTTGTCCGGGCCCAGTCCGTCCCGGACACCCTGCTCCAGGCCCGCCTCGAACGGCTCGTCGAAGGCTTTCGGGGCGATGCCGGCGTCTACGTCCGCCACCTGCCCACGGGCCGGTACGCCGCGATCCACGCCGACACGCTCTTCCCCACGGCCAGCCTGATCAAGGTGCCCATCCTGATCAAGACGTTCGACGCCATCGAGCGGGGCGAGCTCGCCTACCAGCAGGAACTCGTCTACCGCGACTCGCTCCGCTACCCCGGCGTGGACCTCCTGGGCTCCTTCAAAGACGGCGAAAAGATCGCCCTGAGCAAGATGGTGATGCTGATGCTCACGATGAGCGACAACACGGCGAGCCTGTGGCTGCAACACCTCTGCGGCACCGGCACGGCCATCAACGCCTGGCTGGCGGCGCACGGCTTCGAGCACACGCGGGTCAACTCGCGCACGCCCGGCCGCGAGGCCGCCCGGGAGCGCTACGGCTGGGGCCAAACCACCCCCCGGGAAATCGCCGAACTGCTGGTGATGATCCGCGAGGGCCGGGCCGTCAGCCCCGCCGCCAGCGAGGAGATGTACCGCACCCTCACGCGCACCTACTGGGACGACGAGGCCCTCTCGCAACTCCCGCCGACGGTACAGGCCGCCTCCAAGCAGGGCGCCGTCAGCCGGTCGCGCTCCGAGGTCGCCCTCGTCAACGCCCCCCACGGCGACTACGTCTTCGCCGTCATCACCAAGAACCAGGAAGACACCAGCTGGGACCACGACAACGAGGGCTTCGTCCTCCTGCGCGACGTCTCCCGCCTGCTCTGGGAGCACTTCGAGCCGGACACCCCGTGGCAGCCGGCCCCGGGGAGCGAGCGGTACCGCTGA
- a CDS encoding iron ABC transporter substrate-binding protein, with product MKSGFFALVLVLLLAGCESSPPQALVIYSGRSQALVEPLVERFKAQTGLPVEVRFGRDAELLAALQEEGAQSPADLFWANTTGALGAASNANLLVALPDSILEKPASFQPSSGLWAPATVRFRVLAYNTEALTEDDLPASVLDLPQMETLRGRIGWTPTYSSFQDFVTALRLLEGEEAARAWLEGLQALEPKAYPSNTPMIQALAAGEIDVALTNHYYVLRLTQGAAEGEAPPVALYHFAPGDVGNLALVTGAGVLATSDNTEAALRFLSFLLSEQAQAFAATEVYEYPVVSGVAVPSYLLSMPEALALSPQFDFERLRELDATLNLMREVGLL from the coding sequence ATGAAATCCGGTTTCTTTGCCCTGGTCCTGGTGCTGCTCCTTGCCGGCTGCGAGTCGTCTCCGCCACAGGCGCTGGTCATCTACTCCGGCCGGAGCCAGGCGCTCGTCGAGCCGCTCGTCGAACGGTTCAAGGCCCAGACGGGCCTGCCCGTCGAGGTCCGTTTCGGGCGGGATGCGGAGCTGCTGGCCGCCCTGCAGGAGGAAGGCGCGCAGAGCCCGGCCGACCTCTTCTGGGCCAACACGACCGGGGCGCTCGGGGCGGCGAGCAACGCGAACCTGCTCGTCGCGCTGCCCGACTCCATCCTGGAGAAGCCGGCCTCCTTCCAGCCGTCGAGCGGCCTGTGGGCACCCGCCACCGTCCGCTTCCGCGTTCTCGCCTACAACACCGAGGCCCTGACCGAGGACGACCTGCCGGCTTCGGTCCTGGACCTGCCGCAGATGGAAACCCTGCGCGGGCGCATCGGCTGGACGCCGACGTATTCGAGCTTCCAGGATTTTGTGACGGCGCTGCGGCTGCTCGAGGGCGAGGAGGCGGCGCGGGCCTGGCTGGAGGGCCTCCAGGCGCTGGAGCCCAAGGCCTATCCCTCCAACACGCCGATGATCCAGGCGCTGGCCGCCGGTGAGATCGACGTGGCGCTGACGAACCACTACTACGTGCTCCGCCTGACGCAGGGGGCCGCCGAGGGCGAGGCGCCGCCCGTCGCCCTCTACCATTTCGCGCCCGGCGACGTCGGCAACCTCGCGCTCGTCACGGGCGCCGGCGTGCTCGCCACCAGCGACAACACGGAGGCCGCGTTGCGTTTTCTCAGCTTCCTGCTCTCGGAACAGGCCCAGGCCTTCGCCGCGACGGAGGTCTACGAGTACCCGGTGGTTTCCGGCGTCGCGGTCCCGTCCTATCTCCTTTCGATGCCGGAGGCCCTGGCCCTCAGCCCGCAGTTCGACTTCGAGCGGCTGCGCGAGCTGGATGCGACGCTCAACCTGATGCGGGAAGTGGGGCTGTTGTAG